One genomic region from Solwaraspora sp. WMMD792 encodes:
- a CDS encoding Lsr2 family protein has product MAKQIIHKLVDDLDGGDADETVKFALDGVQYEIDLSEKNADKLRQVFAPYVAAGTKIGRGGVVVGGRAARGRGGAAADREQNRAIRAWAKKEGKEISDRGRIPQEIVDEYHAKAGR; this is encoded by the coding sequence GTGGCCAAGCAGATCATTCACAAGCTGGTCGACGATCTGGACGGCGGCGACGCCGACGAGACCGTCAAGTTCGCCCTCGACGGCGTCCAGTACGAGATCGACCTCTCGGAGAAGAACGCGGACAAATTGCGGCAGGTTTTCGCTCCGTACGTGGCTGCTGGTACCAAGATCGGCCGCGGTGGCGTGGTCGTAGGTGGTCGGGCCGCGCGGGGTCGGGGCGGTGCCGCCGCCGACCGTGAGCAGAACCGGGCGATCCGGGCCTGGGCGAAGAAGGAAGGCAAGGAGATCTCCGACCGCGGGCGCATCCCGCAGGAGATCGTGGACGAGTACCACGCCAAAGCCGGTCGCTGA